One Rhododendron vialii isolate Sample 1 chromosome 2a, ASM3025357v1 genomic region harbors:
- the LOC131314394 gene encoding cysteine proteinase inhibitor 1-like, translating to MTLKSQSLILLLSLLSPFLLSAAALGGNQASTPLGGWQPIENVSAPEVIETAQFAVAEHNKKADSTLKFRSVVRGEYQVVAGMNYRLIIAAKDGGVAGKYEAVVYVRPWEHYKSLTSFTKV from the coding sequence ATGactctcaaatctcaatctctcatcctcctcctctctctcctctctcccttccTCCTCTCCGCCGCCGCGCTTGGCGGCAACCAGGCGTCTACGCCCCTTGGCGGTTGGCAGCCGATCGAGAACGTTTCGGCGCCTGAGGTGATAGAGACAGCGCAGTTTGCCGTCGCCGAGCACAACAAGAAGGCCGACTCGACGTTGAAGTTCCGCAGCGTGGTTCGGGGCGAGTACCAGGTGGTTGCCGGCATGAATTACCGGCTAATCATCGCCGCTAAAGACGGCGGCGTCGCTGGAAAGTACGAGGCGGTTGTTTACGTAAGGCCTTGGGAGCATTATAAGAGCCTCACGTCGTTCACAAAGGTCTAG
- the LOC131317202 gene encoding uncharacterized protein LOC131317202: protein MSQMLTSQFGDIQGSFQKSLNIPRHIHLHEGIYSEIRGRISLQAMNLIHNQAQRTDNEAGLCVCKIKRTHGLPCFHDIALYRSVDRPIPLSSIHPHWSKLSMHAQRHTDEGTRSDRTTQLIERLNEMDSDSRESMMDRFLDMADPSRCTVRPPAYNTEHRGRPTGRDEQNRGHIPSFTVSTSESRASCIPTLRRSNGMDHLVEKFPQQYQRYIFHCVDVRLDSYCGFRALVVQLYGSEDQWAQLYPERNYVSHVLRRLHCFRSSTPEDHWMDSISLGLVIASTYDVVLHTFDMIASSCFTHLPLSSHPVPFATRTHIAIGRINDNHFVQVFLYRHYPVPPIIIWWRANASNEAHGWAHPYEARLQLWYEVMQIDPPGRRPQFGENID from the exons ATGAGCCAGATGTTGACCAGTCAGTTCGGGGATATTCAAGGGTCGTTCCAAAAATCTCTCAACATTCCACGACACATACATCTACATGAAGGCATTTATAGTGAAATCAGAGGTCGCATTTCATTACAGGCAATGAACTTGATCCATAATCAGGCACAACGCACTGATAACGAAGCCGGCCTTTGCGTTTGTAAGATCAAAAGGacacacggattgccatgcTTTCACGATATTGCACTTTACCGTTCTGTGGATAGACCAATTCCGCTAAGCTCTATCCACCCTCACTGGAGTAAGTTGTCCATGCACGCCCAGAGGCATACTGACGAGGGAACACGATCCGACAGGACAACTCAGCTTATTGAAAGATTAAATGAAATGGATTCCGACAGTCGAGAGTCTATGATGGATAGGTTTCTCGATATGGCGGATCCATCTCGTTGCACAGTTCGACCCCCAGCATATAACACAGAACACAGGGGTCGACCTACAGGCAGAGATGAGCAGAATAGAGGTCACATACCTTCTTTCACAGTATCCACTTCAGAATCTCGGGCCTCATGTATTCCAACATTGCGAAGGAGCAATGGGATGGATCACCTCGTTGAGAAATTTCCTCAACAGTATCAGCGTTATATTTTCCACTGTGTTGACGTTCGACTCGACAGTTATTGTGGCTTCAGGGCGTTAGTTGTGCAACTTTATGGTTCTGAAGATCAATGGGCTCAA CTTTATCCAGAACGTAATTATGTATCCCATGTGCTACGAAGACTTCATTGCTTCCGGTCATCGACACCAgaggatcattggatggattcTATATCATTGGGACTTGTCATAGCATCAACGTACGACGTTGTACTGCATACATTCGATATGATTGCTTCAAGTTGTTTCACTCACTTGCCGTTGAGCTCCCATCCAGTTCCATTCGCAACGCGCACACATATAGCTATTGGTCGTATTAATgacaatcacttcgtgcaagttttcTTATACCGTCATTATCCTGTACCACCCATCATCATATGGTGGAGGGCAAATGCATCAAATGAAGCACACGGATGGGCTCATCCTTATGAAGCACGCCTccaattgtggtacgaagtaatgcAGATAGATCCGCCGGGACGACGACCACAATTTGGTgaaaatattgactaa